One stretch of Malus domestica chromosome 14, GDT2T_hap1 DNA includes these proteins:
- the LOC103429996 gene encoding transcription factor PRE3-like, producing MSSRRSRSGQSGGSRISDDQINDLVSKLQQLLPEIRNSRRSGKVSASTLLQETCNYIRNLHREVDDLSERLSELLATTDTAQAAVIRSLLSQ from the exons ATGTCTAGCCGAAGGTCAAGATCTGGGCAATCCGGTGGTTCAAGAATCTCCGACGATCAGATTAATGATCTTGTTTCCAAGTTGCAACAACTTCTTCCTGAGATTCGCAATAGTAGACGTTCTGGCAAG GTTTCAGCATCCACACTGCTACAGGAAACGTGCAACTACATTAGAAACTTGCACAGAGAGGTGGACGATCTAAGTGAGCGGCTGTCCGAGCTATTGGCAACAACTGACACTGCCCAAGCTGCTGTAATCAGGAGCTTACTTTCGCAGTAG